The Amycolatopsis viridis genome window below encodes:
- a CDS encoding DNA polymerase Y family protein → MLVLWCPDWPAVAACLAEGVPLHLPAAVFHANRVVACTAVARAAGIRRGMRRRDAQSRCPDLHVSAPDEDRDARLFEPVAAAVEELVVGVEVVRPGLVAVPADGASGYFGGELRLAELLAEHVSRQVECQIGIAGGLFAATLAAHRSAVVERAGTREFLAPLPVTELDQPGTGRTELVDLLRRLGLRTLGAFAELAERDVAARFGRAGLIAHRLARGLDERPPHRRRPPPELAVTKTFDPPLDRVDAAAFMARTLAEQFHGGLARHGLACTRLGIYATTEHGQELGRVWRCAEPLTPQGIADRVRWQFEGWLRAAPDERPTAGVEQLRLAPEETVEGHSLQLGLWQEGARGLADEHGPAAERAGRALVRVQGLLGPDSVVTAVLDGGRGPAERVRLVPWGDPRTPQYPADLPWPGRLPAPSPATVYAQPLPARVLDAAGHEVRITRRRELSAPPHRVAVGDGPLRDVLDWAGPWLVDAHWWTPGGDGVRTRVQVVLAGEGETAVLLTRVGGSSPQWTVEGVYD, encoded by the coding sequence ATGCTGGTCCTCTGGTGCCCGGACTGGCCGGCGGTGGCCGCGTGCCTGGCCGAGGGCGTGCCGCTGCACCTGCCTGCCGCGGTGTTCCACGCCAACCGCGTGGTCGCCTGCACCGCGGTCGCCAGGGCGGCGGGCATCCGCCGGGGCATGCGGCGCCGCGACGCGCAGTCCCGGTGTCCCGATCTCCACGTCTCCGCCCCGGACGAGGATCGCGACGCACGCCTCTTCGAACCCGTCGCCGCCGCGGTGGAGGAGCTGGTCGTCGGGGTCGAGGTGGTCCGTCCCGGCCTCGTCGCGGTGCCCGCCGACGGCGCGTCCGGCTACTTCGGTGGCGAGTTGCGTCTCGCGGAACTGCTCGCCGAGCACGTCTCCCGGCAGGTGGAGTGCCAGATCGGCATCGCCGGTGGGCTGTTCGCCGCGACCCTGGCCGCCCACCGCTCGGCCGTCGTCGAGCGCGCCGGCACCCGCGAATTCCTCGCGCCGCTGCCGGTCACCGAACTGGACCAGCCGGGCACCGGCCGCACCGAGCTGGTGGACCTGTTGCGCCGCCTGGGACTGCGCACCCTGGGCGCGTTCGCGGAACTCGCCGAACGGGACGTCGCCGCGCGGTTCGGCCGCGCCGGTCTGATCGCCCACCGGCTCGCGCGCGGTCTGGACGAACGGCCACCGCACCGCAGGCGGCCGCCACCCGAACTCGCCGTCACCAAGACCTTCGACCCGCCGCTGGACCGGGTCGACGCCGCCGCGTTCATGGCACGCACCCTCGCCGAGCAGTTCCACGGCGGTCTCGCCCGGCACGGCCTGGCCTGCACACGCCTGGGCATCTACGCCACCACCGAGCACGGCCAGGAGCTCGGCCGGGTGTGGCGCTGCGCCGAACCGCTGACGCCGCAAGGCATCGCGGACCGGGTGCGCTGGCAGTTCGAGGGCTGGCTGCGCGCCGCGCCGGACGAGCGCCCCACCGCCGGCGTGGAGCAGCTCCGGCTGGCGCCCGAGGAAACCGTCGAAGGGCATTCGCTGCAACTGGGCCTGTGGCAGGAGGGTGCGCGCGGCCTGGCGGACGAACACGGCCCGGCCGCCGAGCGGGCCGGCCGCGCGCTGGTGCGGGTGCAGGGCCTGCTCGGCCCGGACAGCGTCGTCACCGCGGTGCTCGACGGCGGCCGTGGGCCGGCCGAACGTGTCCGGCTGGTGCCGTGGGGCGACCCGCGGACACCGCAGTACCCGGCGGACCTGCCGTGGCCGGGGCGGCTGCCCGCACCGTCCCCGGCCACGGTCTACGCCCAGCCGCTGCCCGCGCGGGTCCTCGACGCGGCGGGCCACGAGGTGCGGATCACCCGCCGACGGGAGCTGTCCGCGCCGCCGCACCGGGTCGCGGTGGGCGACGGCCCGCTGCGGGACGTCCTCGACTGGGCGGGTCCGTGGCTGGTCGACGCGCACTGGTGGACGCCGGGTGGCGACGGCGTGCGCACCCGGGTGCAGGTCGTGC
- a CDS encoding PhzF family phenazine biosynthesis protein, protein MTEVLRYTAFSKDPAGGNPAGVVLDAHELTDSEMQKIAAEAGYSETAFATATADRHYRVRYFSPLAEVAFCGHATIATAVALAQRTGTGDLRFETPAGPITLQTSGQETITAGFTSVPTRSRPATDDELRRTLEALGWSGSDLDPAWPAHVAFAGNDHLVLAAATRDRLARLDYDFDRLADVMREYGWTTVHLFRPENDTTVHARDPFPVGGVVEDPATGAAAAAFGGYLRALGEVDEPRRITIIQGEDMGRRSELLVDVRPDDERVTITGTATAL, encoded by the coding sequence ATGACCGAGGTTCTTCGCTACACCGCGTTCAGCAAGGACCCCGCCGGCGGCAACCCGGCCGGCGTCGTCCTGGACGCGCACGAGCTCACCGACAGTGAGATGCAGAAGATCGCGGCGGAGGCCGGCTACTCCGAGACCGCGTTCGCCACCGCCACGGCGGACCGCCACTACCGCGTCCGCTACTTCAGCCCCCTGGCCGAGGTCGCCTTCTGCGGGCACGCGACGATCGCCACGGCGGTCGCCCTCGCCCAGCGCACCGGCACCGGCGACCTGCGCTTCGAAACACCCGCCGGCCCCATCACGCTCCAGACCAGTGGCCAGGAGACGATCACTGCCGGGTTCACCAGCGTCCCCACCCGGTCCCGGCCGGCCACCGACGACGAACTGCGCCGCACCCTCGAAGCGCTCGGCTGGTCCGGCTCCGACCTCGACCCGGCCTGGCCGGCGCACGTCGCCTTCGCCGGCAACGACCACCTGGTGCTCGCGGCCGCGACCCGGGACCGGCTGGCGCGCCTGGACTACGACTTCGACCGGCTCGCCGACGTCATGCGCGAGTACGGCTGGACCACCGTGCACCTGTTCCGGCCGGAGAACGACACCACCGTGCACGCCCGCGACCCGTTCCCGGTCGGCGGCGTGGTCGAGGACCCGGCCACGGGCGCGGCGGCCGCGGCGTTCGGCGGCTACCTGCGGGCCCTGGGCGAAGTCGACGAACCCCGGCGCATCACGATCATCCAGGGCGAGGACATGGGGCGGCGCAGCGAACTCCTGGTCGACGTCCGCCCGGACGACGAGCGGGTGACGATCACCGGGACCGCCACCGCACTCTGA
- the purH gene encoding bifunctional phosphoribosylaminoimidazolecarboxamide formyltransferase/IMP cyclohydrolase codes for MTVEGRRPVKRALIGVSDKTGLLELGTALHAAGVEIVSTGGTAKTLADAGVPVTPVEQVTGFPESFDGRVKTLHPRVHAGLLADRDRPEHVEQLRELDIAPFDLLVVNLYPFRETVASGASPEDCVENIDIGGPAMVRAAAKNHNNVAVVVDPDRYDWVLEQVRAGGFDLADRKRLAAQAYAHTASYDMAVASWFASVYAPDSTAADSGFPDFTGGTWERGDVLRYGENPHQRAAVYRHWRGGLAHAEQLHGKAMSYNNYVDTDAARRAAYDFEAPAVAIIKHANPCGIAVGADIAEAHRKAHACDPVSAYGGVIAANRPITREAAEQIAEVFTEVVLAPGFEDEALDVLKRKKNVRLLTLPALTDADPIEFRPISGGMLVQTADRIDAPGDSPENWTLATGEAVDADTLADLVFAWRAIRAVKSNAILLASGQATVGVGMGQVNRVDSARLAVQRAGDRVKGSVAASDAFFPFPDGLQVLIDAGVRAVVQPGGSIRDPEVIAAAEEAGVTMYLTGTRHFTH; via the coding sequence GTGACGGTGGAAGGTCGGCGTCCGGTCAAGCGCGCCCTGATCGGCGTTTCGGACAAGACGGGCCTGCTGGAGCTGGGCACCGCGCTGCACGCGGCCGGTGTGGAGATCGTCTCCACCGGCGGCACGGCGAAGACATTGGCGGATGCCGGGGTGCCGGTCACGCCGGTCGAGCAGGTCACCGGCTTCCCGGAGTCGTTCGACGGCCGGGTCAAGACCCTGCACCCGCGGGTGCACGCGGGCCTGCTGGCCGACCGCGACCGCCCCGAGCACGTCGAGCAGCTGCGCGAGCTCGACATCGCGCCGTTCGACCTGCTGGTGGTCAACCTCTACCCGTTCCGGGAGACGGTCGCCTCCGGCGCGAGCCCCGAGGACTGCGTCGAGAACATCGACATCGGTGGCCCGGCGATGGTCCGCGCCGCGGCGAAGAACCACAACAACGTGGCCGTCGTGGTCGACCCGGACCGTTACGACTGGGTGCTGGAGCAGGTCCGCGCCGGTGGTTTCGACCTCGCCGACCGCAAGCGGCTCGCGGCCCAGGCGTACGCGCACACCGCGAGCTACGACATGGCGGTGGCCTCCTGGTTCGCCAGCGTCTACGCCCCGGACAGCACCGCCGCCGACTCCGGCTTCCCGGACTTCACCGGCGGTACCTGGGAACGCGGTGACGTGCTGCGCTACGGCGAGAACCCGCACCAGCGCGCGGCGGTGTACCGGCACTGGCGCGGTGGGCTGGCGCACGCCGAGCAGCTGCACGGCAAGGCCATGTCCTACAACAACTACGTCGACACCGACGCCGCGCGCCGGGCCGCCTACGACTTCGAGGCTCCCGCGGTGGCGATCATCAAACACGCCAACCCGTGCGGGATCGCGGTCGGCGCGGACATCGCCGAGGCGCACCGCAAGGCGCACGCCTGCGACCCGGTGTCGGCCTACGGCGGCGTGATCGCGGCGAACCGGCCGATCACGCGTGAGGCCGCCGAGCAGATCGCCGAGGTGTTCACCGAGGTCGTGCTCGCGCCCGGTTTCGAGGACGAGGCGCTGGACGTGCTCAAGCGCAAGAAGAACGTGCGCCTGCTGACCCTGCCCGCGCTGACCGACGCGGACCCGATCGAGTTCCGGCCGATCTCCGGCGGGATGCTCGTCCAGACGGCCGACCGGATCGACGCGCCGGGCGACTCACCGGAGAACTGGACGCTGGCGACCGGCGAGGCCGTCGACGCGGACACCCTCGCGGACCTGGTGTTCGCGTGGCGGGCGATCCGTGCCGTGAAGTCGAACGCGATCCTGCTGGCCAGCGGGCAGGCGACGGTGGGCGTCGGCATGGGCCAGGTCAACCGCGTCGACTCCGCCCGGCTGGCCGTGCAGCGCGCCGGCGATCGGGTCAAGGGCTCGGTGGCGGCGTCGGACGCGTTCTTCCCGTTCCCCGACGGGCTGCAGGTGCTGATCGACGCCGGTGTGCGGGCGGTCGTCCAGCCGGGCGGCTCGATCCGCGACCCGGAGGTCATCGCCGCGGCCGAGGAGGCCGGCGTGACGATGTACCTGACCGGGACGCGGCACTTCACGCACTGA
- the purN gene encoding phosphoribosylglycinamide formyltransferase → MELPVPVKLVVLASGSGTLLQSLLDATQRIGFPAKVVAVGTDRSGVEALARAERAGVPHFTVRLSDHPDRNAWDKALTEAVAAYEPDLVVSAGFLKILGANFLARFPNRVINTHPALLPSFPGMHSVADALELGVKVTGCTVHFVDGGVDTGPIIAQEAVPVEPDDDEDRLHERIKVVERRLLVDVVERLGRAGATVEGRKVRLR, encoded by the coding sequence TTGGAACTGCCCGTCCCGGTCAAGCTGGTGGTGCTCGCCTCCGGATCGGGCACGCTGCTGCAGTCGCTCCTGGACGCGACCCAGCGCATCGGCTTCCCGGCGAAGGTCGTGGCGGTGGGCACGGACCGGTCCGGGGTGGAGGCACTGGCGCGTGCCGAACGCGCGGGCGTGCCGCACTTCACCGTCCGCCTGAGCGACCACCCGGACCGCAACGCCTGGGACAAGGCGCTCACCGAGGCGGTCGCGGCCTACGAGCCCGACCTCGTGGTGTCGGCGGGTTTCCTGAAGATCCTGGGGGCGAACTTCCTCGCGCGCTTCCCGAACCGGGTGATCAACACCCACCCGGCCCTGCTGCCGTCGTTCCCGGGGATGCACTCCGTGGCCGATGCGCTGGAGCTGGGCGTCAAGGTGACCGGGTGCACCGTGCACTTCGTGGACGGCGGGGTGGACACCGGGCCGATCATCGCCCAGGAGGCGGTGCCGGTCGAACCGGACGACGACGAGGACAGGCTGCACGAGCGCATCAAGGTCGTGGAACGACGGCTGCTCGTGGACGTGGTGGAACGACTCGGCCGGGCCGGTGCCACGGTCGAGGGACGGAAGGTGAGGTTGCGGTGA
- a CDS encoding cell division protein PerM — MQVLTSYGRSGDGVTDPEHRGERSPVVRARVFAAAVLGPVVTGYVVVAALFGLVTAMVSVAQFSIGGVLRAAGPGWLAAYQVPVTIAGRPLGVLPLLATIGAVALVVRAAANATARLGYREPGAAVPLVAAMAGAHALAGLGIALFDDSGGARVEPLPAFTVPAVVAGVAAAAGAASRSGLAATLRNYLDPLAVRGLRAGALGLAGLLAVGALVHTVALVLASGTIRELFASNAPGFGSGAGMLLLSLGYLPNAVIGGLAFATGPGFSIGSFSLGTFSFAGGPVPGLPVLAGVPEHFAHWWPVVMLLPAAVGALLGWTLRRADDNPLARLRIVGIAGALVGFGCVVLGTLAGGRLGGGAFDPVTIPVGLVSVAAFAWIAVPGALVAWFAGPRTRPAPEPAETAESAGSEDPGDSGDSVDPAAPEDSEESLVAAEIEAELEDLEAELEELEAEVQVEDTDEDTDEDTDEDTDEDTQEDTGEDTAGTASPADPGDEPDEDPADEPEAEPADAEGPPPTDGKPDEPS; from the coding sequence ATGCAGGTGCTCACCTCGTACGGCCGGTCCGGGGATGGGGTGACGGACCCGGAGCACCGGGGCGAGCGCTCTCCGGTGGTCCGGGCGCGGGTGTTCGCCGCGGCGGTCCTCGGCCCCGTCGTCACCGGTTACGTCGTGGTCGCCGCCCTGTTCGGGCTGGTCACGGCCATGGTTTCGGTGGCGCAGTTCTCGATCGGCGGTGTGCTGCGCGCGGCCGGGCCGGGCTGGCTCGCCGCCTACCAGGTGCCCGTCACGATCGCCGGGCGCCCGCTGGGCGTGCTGCCGCTGCTGGCGACGATCGGAGCTGTCGCGCTGGTCGTCCGGGCGGCGGCGAACGCCACTGCCCGTCTCGGCTATCGCGAGCCGGGTGCGGCCGTGCCGTTGGTCGCCGCCATGGCCGGTGCGCACGCCCTGGCCGGGCTGGGGATCGCGTTGTTCGACGACAGCGGGGGTGCGCGGGTCGAGCCGTTGCCGGCCTTCACGGTGCCCGCCGTCGTCGCCGGTGTGGCCGCGGCGGCGGGAGCGGCGTCGCGTTCCGGGCTGGCGGCGACCCTGCGCAACTACCTGGACCCGCTGGCGGTGCGCGGTCTGCGGGCCGGGGCGCTGGGCCTGGCCGGGTTGCTCGCGGTGGGCGCGCTCGTGCACACGGTGGCGCTGGTGCTCGCGTCGGGCACGATCCGCGAGCTGTTCGCGTCGAACGCACCCGGCTTCGGCAGTGGCGCCGGGATGCTGCTGCTGTCCCTGGGCTACCTGCCGAACGCGGTGATCGGTGGCTTGGCCTTCGCCACCGGTCCGGGCTTCTCGATCGGCTCGTTCTCGCTCGGCACGTTCTCCTTCGCTGGTGGCCCGGTGCCGGGTCTGCCGGTGCTCGCCGGTGTCCCGGAACACTTCGCGCACTGGTGGCCGGTGGTGATGCTCCTGCCGGCCGCGGTCGGCGCACTGCTCGGCTGGACACTGCGCCGCGCGGACGACAACCCGCTCGCGCGGCTGCGGATCGTCGGCATCGCGGGTGCGCTGGTCGGGTTCGGTTGCGTCGTGCTCGGCACGCTCGCCGGCGGACGGCTCGGCGGCGGCGCGTTCGATCCGGTGACGATCCCGGTCGGGCTGGTGTCGGTGGCCGCGTTCGCGTGGATCGCCGTGCCCGGTGCTCTGGTGGCGTGGTTCGCCGGGCCGCGGACCCGCCCCGCACCGGAACCGGCGGAGACCGCGGAATCCGCCGGATCCGAGGACCCCGGGGACTCTGGGGATTCAGTGGACCCAGCGGCCCCGGAGGACTCCGAGGAGTCGCTGGTGGCGGCCGAGATCGAGGCCGAGCTGGAGGACCTCGAGGCCGAACTCGAGGAGCTCGAAGCGGAGGTCCAGGTCGAAGACACCGACGAAGACACCGACGAAGACACCGACGAAGACACCGACGAGGACACCCAGGAAGACACCGGGGAGGACACCGCCGGCACCGCGAGCCCCGCGGACCCCGGGGACGAGCCGGACGAGGATCCCGCGGACGAGCCGGAAGCAGAGCCGGCGGACGCCGAGGGGCCTCCGCCCACCGACGGGAAGCCGGACGAGCCCAGCTAG
- a CDS encoding DUF5336 domain-containing protein, with product MTFPSGGPGYPQQGGGGQPPGTGGLPQQQPPAQSGAGLSPANLSMILTLFIGLLGLVNYFIGFSEEAQGADQPVLFLLVGGLLAGLAVLPRGPRTLPFAVLFSVLGALTAILVVVHIPSQAETPGIYTVILILGILQMLVAIAALLFDAGVLKMPQPQAPQYGQPYGGQPGQQFGQPGQPGQPGQPGQPGHGEPKGGPSGTQYGPPVSPPQQQSTVYAPQQGQFYNPPGSEGRQGQQPGTPPGGNPQS from the coding sequence ATGACGTTCCCCAGTGGTGGACCGGGATACCCGCAGCAGGGCGGCGGTGGCCAGCCCCCGGGGACCGGCGGGTTGCCGCAGCAGCAGCCCCCGGCGCAGTCCGGGGCGGGCCTGTCGCCGGCGAACCTGAGCATGATCCTGACGCTGTTCATCGGCCTGCTGGGCCTGGTGAACTACTTCATCGGCTTCTCCGAGGAGGCGCAGGGCGCCGACCAGCCGGTGCTCTTCCTGCTCGTCGGCGGTCTGCTGGCCGGGCTGGCGGTGCTGCCACGGGGCCCGCGCACGCTCCCGTTCGCGGTGCTGTTCAGCGTGCTCGGCGCACTCACCGCGATCCTGGTGGTCGTGCACATCCCGTCCCAGGCGGAGACGCCGGGTATCTACACGGTGATCCTGATCCTGGGCATCCTGCAGATGCTGGTCGCGATCGCGGCGCTGCTGTTCGACGCCGGTGTCCTGAAGATGCCGCAGCCACAGGCGCCGCAGTACGGCCAGCCGTACGGCGGTCAGCCGGGGCAGCAGTTCGGCCAGCCGGGCCAGCCCGGGCAACCCGGTCAACCGGGTCAGCCCGGTCACGGTGAGCCGAAGGGCGGCCCGTCGGGCACGCAGTACGGTCCGCCGGTGTCCCCGCCGCAGCAGCAGTCCACGGTCTACGCCCCGCAGCAGGGCCAGTTCTACAACCCGCCCGGGTCCGAGGGCCGGCAGGGCCAGCAGCCGGGTACCCCGCCCGGCGGCAACCCGCAGAGCTGA
- the sucD gene encoding succinate--CoA ligase subunit alpha, translating to MSIFLDSSSKIIVQGITGSEGTKHATKMLQAGSNIVGGVNARKAGQTVTIAGKDLTVFGTVEEAMKETGADVSVIFVPPKFAKDAVIEAIDAEIPLAVVITEGIPVHDSAYFWAHNVAKGGKTRIIGPNCPGVISPGKSNAGIIPANITGPGKIGLVSKSGTLTYQMMYELRDIGFSTAVGIGGDPVIGTTHIDALEAFQADPETEVIVMIGEIGGDAEERAAAYIKENVTKPVVGYVAGFTAPEGKTMGHAGAIVSGSAGTAQAKKEALEAAGVKVGKTPSETAALARELYENLH from the coding sequence ATGTCGATCTTCCTCGATTCCAGCAGCAAGATCATCGTTCAGGGCATCACCGGGTCCGAGGGCACCAAGCACGCGACCAAGATGCTGCAGGCCGGCTCGAACATCGTCGGTGGTGTGAACGCGCGCAAGGCCGGCCAGACGGTCACCATCGCGGGCAAGGACCTCACCGTGTTCGGCACGGTCGAGGAGGCGATGAAGGAGACCGGCGCGGACGTGTCGGTCATCTTCGTGCCGCCGAAGTTCGCCAAGGACGCCGTGATCGAGGCCATCGACGCCGAGATCCCGCTCGCCGTGGTGATCACCGAGGGCATCCCGGTGCACGACTCGGCCTACTTCTGGGCGCACAACGTCGCCAAGGGCGGCAAGACCCGCATCATCGGCCCGAACTGCCCGGGCGTCATCTCGCCGGGCAAGTCCAACGCGGGCATCATCCCGGCCAACATCACCGGCCCGGGCAAGATCGGCCTGGTGTCCAAGTCGGGCACGCTGACCTACCAGATGATGTACGAGCTGCGTGACATCGGCTTCTCGACGGCCGTCGGCATCGGTGGTGACCCGGTCATCGGCACCACCCACATCGACGCGCTCGAGGCGTTCCAGGCCGACCCGGAGACCGAGGTCATCGTCATGATCGGCGAGATCGGTGGCGACGCCGAGGAGCGGGCCGCGGCCTACATCAAGGAGAACGTGACCAAGCCGGTCGTCGGCTACGTCGCGGGCTTCACCGCCCCCGAGGGCAAGACCATGGGGCACGCGGGCGCGATCGTGTCCGGCTCGGCCGGCACCGCGCAGGCGAAGAAGGAGGCCCTCGAGGCCGCGGGCGTGAAGGTCGGCAAGACGCCGTCCGAGACTGCCGCGCTGGCCCGGGAGCTGTACGAGAACCTGCACTGA
- the sucC gene encoding ADP-forming succinate--CoA ligase subunit beta gives MDLYEYQAKDLFAAHGVPVLPGAVASTPEEAQAAAEKIGGQVVVKAQVKTGGRGKAGGVKLAKDPAEAKEKAEAILGLDIKGHITHRVLVTEASDIAEEYYFSFLLDRANRTFLAMASSEGGMEIEQLAVERPEALAKVPVDPIAGVDKAKALEILTAGNFPEAIRDQAADVVVKLWETFVAEDATLVEVNPLVRDPQDKIVALDGKVTLDENAGFRQPKQAELVDKQTEDPLEAKAKAKDLNYVKLDGEVGIIGNGAGLVMSTLDVVAYAGEKHGGVKPANFLDIGGGASAEVMAAGLDVILNDPAVKSVFVNVFGGITACDAVATGIVEALKILGDEATKPLVVRLDGNNVEEGRRILNEANHPLVTQVDTMDNAADKAAELAAAGA, from the coding sequence GTGGACCTCTACGAATACCAGGCGAAGGACCTCTTCGCCGCCCACGGCGTGCCGGTACTGCCCGGCGCCGTAGCGAGCACCCCGGAAGAAGCCCAGGCCGCCGCCGAGAAGATCGGCGGCCAGGTCGTCGTCAAGGCCCAGGTCAAGACCGGTGGCCGCGGCAAGGCCGGCGGCGTGAAGCTCGCCAAGGACCCGGCCGAGGCCAAGGAGAAGGCCGAAGCCATCCTCGGCCTCGACATCAAGGGCCACATCACGCACCGCGTGCTGGTGACCGAGGCGTCCGACATCGCGGAGGAGTACTACTTCTCCTTCCTGCTGGACCGCGCCAATCGCACCTTCCTCGCCATGGCCTCGTCCGAGGGCGGCATGGAGATCGAGCAGCTGGCCGTGGAGCGGCCCGAGGCGCTCGCCAAGGTGCCGGTCGACCCGATCGCCGGGGTGGACAAGGCCAAGGCGCTGGAGATCCTGACCGCGGGCAACTTCCCCGAGGCCATCCGCGACCAGGCGGCCGACGTGGTCGTCAAGCTGTGGGAGACCTTCGTCGCCGAGGACGCCACGCTGGTCGAGGTCAACCCGCTGGTCCGCGACCCGCAGGACAAGATCGTCGCGCTGGACGGCAAGGTCACCCTCGACGAGAACGCCGGCTTCCGGCAGCCCAAGCAGGCGGAGCTCGTCGACAAGCAGACCGAGGACCCGCTGGAGGCCAAGGCCAAGGCCAAGGACCTCAACTACGTCAAGCTCGACGGCGAGGTCGGCATCATCGGCAACGGCGCGGGCCTGGTCATGTCCACGCTGGACGTGGTCGCCTACGCCGGTGAGAAGCACGGCGGCGTCAAGCCCGCCAACTTCCTCGACATCGGTGGCGGCGCTTCGGCCGAGGTCATGGCCGCCGGTCTGGACGTCATCCTGAACGACCCGGCCGTCAAGTCGGTGTTCGTCAACGTCTTCGGTGGCATCACCGCCTGCGACGCGGTCGCCACCGGGATCGTCGAGGCGCTGAAGATCCTGGGCGACGAGGCCACCAAGCCGCTCGTGGTCCGTCTCGACGGCAACAACGTCGAGGAAGGCCGCCGGATCCTCAACGAGGCCAACCACCCGCTCGTGACGCAGGTGGACACCATGGACAACGCAGCGGACAAGGCTGCCGAGCTGGCCGCGGCAGGAGCGTAA
- a CDS encoding M23 family metallopeptidase, which produces MVAAVAAGAFAAAAAGQTLQSVQTSDADVAPLANTGDASASFAVGGDAPTGAPEILPAANFTDASAEVQRLTDSENVTMARRNHDAEVARAAAEEAARPKTCLPAKGTFTSGFGARWGTSHLGVDIANSIGTPIYAATDGVVIEAGPASGFGLWVRIQMDDGTIQVYGHVNTYSVREGQKVKCGQQIAEIGNRGQSTGPHLHFEIWQNGTRKIDPRPWLAARGISL; this is translated from the coding sequence GTGGTCGCCGCCGTGGCGGCCGGCGCGTTCGCCGCTGCCGCCGCAGGACAGACCCTCCAGTCCGTGCAGACTTCCGACGCCGACGTGGCTCCCCTGGCCAACACCGGGGACGCGAGCGCGTCGTTCGCGGTCGGTGGTGACGCCCCCACCGGCGCCCCCGAGATCCTTCCCGCGGCCAACTTCACCGACGCGTCGGCGGAGGTGCAGCGCCTCACCGACAGCGAGAACGTCACGATGGCCCGGCGGAACCACGATGCCGAAGTCGCCCGCGCCGCGGCCGAGGAGGCTGCCCGGCCCAAGACCTGCCTGCCCGCCAAGGGCACGTTCACCTCCGGCTTCGGCGCCCGCTGGGGCACCAGCCACCTCGGCGTCGACATCGCCAACTCGATCGGCACCCCGATCTACGCCGCGACCGACGGCGTGGTGATCGAGGCCGGCCCGGCGAGCGGCTTCGGCCTGTGGGTGCGGATCCAGATGGACGACGGCACCATCCAGGTCTACGGCCACGTCAACACCTACTCGGTGCGCGAGGGTCAGAAGGTCAAGTGCGGGCAGCAGATCGCCGAGATCGGCAACCGCGGCCAGAGCACCGGGCCGCACCTGCACTTCGAGATCTGGCAGAACGGCACCCGCAAGATCGACCCGCGGCCCTGGCTCGCCGCCCGCGGCATCAGCCTCTGA